The window TGTAATGGATGGCTGCTTAATGCCCGAAGGTGATTTGTATGTTTTTGGTAGTCTTCAGTATTTGCAAATTGATTCTAAAAAAAAAGTAATAAGAAGCAAAAACCTTCCTGTTCAGAAGTGCTTTTCAATTTCAAATACTCCTGTTGACTGGTTTATTGATTCGCGTAAGAATTTTTATATGTGGTTTACATCTTACTCGGATATCCGGGATGAAGAAAAATATAGTCTGATTATTACAGATAGTGCAGGTGATATCTTGTCTAAGCGATTGAAATATAGTCATTATGCAGGTGGTGGCCAGGTGTTTTTTCAAAGTAATAAAGATATTCTGCTGGCTCCTCCTTTACTAAATGATACAATATACAAAGTTAGCAACTCCGATATCTTCCCTGCTTATAAAATCGATTTTGGAGCGAATAGTTATATTGCTGGATCTTATAAACCTCACATTTCTAATGATATAAATAATCCATATCACATTGATGCATTTTTTTCTGAAAATAAGATTTGCCATTCTATTTTAAGACCGGTAGAAAATAATAGATTTCTAGTTTTCAGGTTTAGCACTTCTGAAACTTATTTAACATGTATTTTTGATAAACTTAATAAAACTGTGAACCTGATTCGTTGTTTTGAACAAACTTCTGAAAGTGTTTTTACTCCGGGTCTTATTTTTGCTTCCTACAATAATAAATTTTTTTCGTTTGTCGATGCATGGAAGATACGGCAAATGCTTGATGAAAATCTAACCACTGCCCCGTTCCTTCAAGAACAGCGAAGGTTAGATTTGCTCAATAAGTTAAAAGACGTAAAAGAAACTGATAACCCGGTGTTGATGATTATAACCACAAAAAATC is drawn from Lentimicrobiaceae bacterium and contains these coding sequences:
- a CDS encoding 6-bladed beta-propeller, whose product is MKIIRSYFVLLTIVIVSCSENKIRKLPNVEVINIDIRKSQSCDGWNGLISDIDFICLETPDSGLIDRISNIQISDNEDFLIRSQNRKLILFGKNGKCKYVFSKYGKGINELPFVMDGCLMPEGDLYVFGSLQYLQIDSKKKVIRSKNLPVQKCFSISNTPVDWFIDSRKNFYMWFTSYSDIRDEEKYSLIITDSAGDILSKRLKYSHYAGGGQVFFQSNKDILLAPPLLNDTIYKVSNSDIFPAYKIDFGANSYIAGSYKPHISNDINNPYHIDAFFSENKICHSILRPVENNRFLVFRFSTSETYLTCIFDKLNKTVNLIRCFEQTSESVFTPGLIFASYNNKFFSFVDAWKIRQMLDENLTTAPFLQEQRRLDLLNKLKDVKETDNPVLMIITTKNQTNEER